A stretch of Lactuca sativa cultivar Salinas chromosome 6, Lsat_Salinas_v11, whole genome shotgun sequence DNA encodes these proteins:
- the LOC111894151 gene encoding uncharacterized protein LOC111894151: MEDTGLNEIEEVQEDFEDEDDEEEEEEYEEDEVEEDDDDDDDDYQQLEYEDEEDDYEEEEYEDEDDYEEEEDEDEGELIPAGMTSSTVSSSIAVGGTLQGAVAMLENSNSCEGNPGNQENSEGDGGKESLNRGEIDGLFCPICFQAWTSGGEHQISCLPCGHIYGFSCIKTWIQQSPSSGKCPQCKKLCTLKDVRVLYASRLCVVDEKLQKRVYSLEAECAYLKQKTVYEDMREEMRKHMYAKAAEIEAKLRETREEMDAKQKHTDARFEAMEMMFNQKQNMRGN; this comes from the exons ATGGAGGACACCGGACTGAATGAAATAGAAGAAGTTCAAGAAGATTTCGAAGACGAGGATGatgaagaggaagaggaagagtACGAGGAAGACGAAGTAGAAGaagacgacgacgacgacgacgacgactACCAACAATTAGAATACGAAGATGAAGAAGACGACTACGAAGAAGAAGAATACGAAGACGAAGACGActacgaagaagaagaagacgaagatgaaGGGGAGTTGATTCCGGCGGGGATGACTTCATCTACAGTTTCAAGTTCTATTGCCGTCGGTGGAACATTGCAAGGGGCAGTGGCGATGCTGGAAAATTCGAATTCCTGCGAAGGAAATCCGGGGAACCAAGAGAACAGTGAGGGCGATGGAGGAAAGGAATCGTTGAATAGAGGCGAAATTGATGGCTTATTTTGCCCTATTTGCTTTCAAGCTTGGACTAGCGGTGGAGAACATCAAATCAG TTGTCTTCCCTGTGGGCATATATATGGATTCTCATGCATCAAGACATGGATTCAACAAAGTCCAAGTTCTGGGAAG TGCCCTCAATGCAAGAAGTTATGCACATTGAAAGATGTTAGGGTTCTTTATGCTTCTAGGCTTTGTGTTGTTGATGAAAAGTTACAGAAG AGAGTGTACTCACTTGAAGCTGAATGTGCTTATTTAAAGCAGAAG ACTGTATATGAAGATATGCGTGAGGAGATGCGAAAGCACATGTATGCAAAAGCTGCAGAAATCGAGGCCAAACTTCGAGAAACGCGTGAGGAAATGGATGCCAAACAAAAGCACACTGATGCAAGATTTGAAGCAATGGAGATGATGTTTAACCAAAAGCAAAATATGAGAGGAAATTGA
- the LOC111894169 gene encoding uncharacterized protein LOC111894169, with protein sequence MEDNRRIETEDLQEFEEDEGMESLNRGEIDSLFCPICFEAWTSGGEHQICCLPCGHIYGFSCINKWLKRSPNSRKCPQCKKLCKLKDVRVLYAARLCVADEELQKRVITLEAECAYLKQSHKSVYERVLEEMRNEMDEKSMELKGKFRKICEEMDARHKLNEARCEALEKMFPEMPNMRGN encoded by the exons ATGGAGGACAACAGACGAATCGAAACAGAAGATCTCCAAGAATTCGAAGAAGACGAAGGAATGGAATCGTTGAATAGAGGCGAAATTGATAGTTTGTTTTGCCCTATTTGCTTTGAAGCTTGGACTAGCGGTGGAGAGCATCAAATCTG TTGTCTTCCTTGTGGGCACATATATGGATTCTCATGTATAAATAAATGGCTTAAACGAAGTCCAAATTCTAGGAAG TGCCCTCAATGCAAGAAGTTATGCAAATTGAAGGATGTCAGGGTTCTTTATGCTGCTAGGCTTTGTGTAGCTGATGAAGAGTTACAGAAG AGAGTGATTACACTTGAAGCTGAATGTGCTTATTTAAAGCAAAGCCATAAG AGTGTATATGAACGTGTGCTTGAGGAGATGCGCAATGAAATGGATGAAAAATCTATGGAACTCAAGGGCAAATTTCGGAAAATATGTGAGGAAATGGATGCTAGACATAAACTAAATGAAGCAAGATGTGAAGCACTTGAAAAGATGTTTCCAGAAATGCCAAATATGAGAGGAAATTGA